One genomic region from Nocardioides plantarum encodes:
- a CDS encoding ferredoxin, whose protein sequence is MAARIVVDRERCEGLGMCEAMASDYFELTETADGEDELTVLHDEVPDADRGHVHAATQACPVLALTLTG, encoded by the coding sequence GTGGCCGCGCGCATCGTGGTCGACCGCGAGCGGTGCGAGGGGCTCGGCATGTGCGAGGCGATGGCCTCGGACTACTTCGAGCTGACCGAGACCGCCGACGGCGAGGACGAGCTGACCGTCCTGCACGACGAGGTCCCCGACGCCGATCGTGGACACGTGCACGCCGCGACCCAGGCCTGTCCCGTCCTGGCCCTCACCCTGACGGGATAG
- a CDS encoding sensor histidine kinase, which translates to MRVRARHSLLVRLGAGAVLVAVASTAATAWLVARSTTVAIEQQQGEALSDDTRIYSVLLDYAATHPDWTAVGPVVAALAESTGRDITLTTERREPITGGPGPLARNASSVVDPLAVDPALVADSPANRIDRAVVGPYRLTPGESTRLAALARRDLACVRAQTGAGSIATSPGGRPRIVGVDLDVVATCPAAADATREQGPVRGRLDRPTATERAALGELTRLTNTCLATRGAGRVEVSLGFTWRARSSHTPPARRAVETCLATSRRSQLEPYVAPPALLFLGSPSSATATVDPLTDVRRVAGVAGIVLLATLAIALVGAHQLVRPVRALTGAARRLAAGDETARVPERRRADEVGELTAAFNDMADSRARAESLRRAMVSDIAHELRTPLSNIRGWLEAVEDGLAEPDAELLASLGEEAALLQSIIDDLRDLATADAGRLVIHPEQLHLATLFEQSLDAFGYQATATGVRLEALVDDELELEADPVRLRQVLANLLGNALRHTDRGGSITLTGRAEGDWVVLEVTDTGTGIQVADLPHVFDRFWRADPSRSRHHGGSGLGLAIVRSLVEAHGGTVGVASTVGAGTTFTLRLPRRGPGPAS; encoded by the coding sequence GTGCGGGTCCGGGCGCGGCACAGCCTGCTGGTCCGGCTGGGCGCAGGAGCGGTGCTGGTCGCGGTCGCCTCGACCGCGGCGACCGCCTGGCTCGTGGCGCGCAGCACGACGGTGGCGATCGAGCAGCAGCAGGGGGAGGCCCTGAGCGACGACACCCGGATCTACTCGGTCCTGCTCGACTACGCGGCGACCCACCCGGACTGGACCGCGGTCGGGCCGGTCGTCGCCGCACTGGCCGAGTCGACCGGGCGCGACATCACCCTCACCACCGAACGACGCGAGCCGATCACCGGGGGTCCCGGGCCGCTGGCCCGCAACGCCTCGTCGGTGGTGGACCCGCTGGCCGTGGACCCTGCCCTCGTCGCCGACAGCCCCGCCAACCGGATCGACCGCGCGGTGGTCGGTCCGTACCGGCTCACGCCGGGTGAGTCCACGCGCCTGGCCGCCCTCGCCCGGCGCGACCTGGCGTGCGTGCGCGCGCAGACCGGCGCGGGGAGCATCGCCACCAGCCCGGGCGGCCGACCCCGCATCGTCGGGGTCGACCTCGACGTGGTCGCCACCTGCCCCGCGGCCGCCGACGCGACGAGGGAGCAGGGCCCTGTCCGGGGTCGGCTGGACCGGCCCACGGCGACCGAACGGGCCGCGCTCGGTGAGCTCACCCGGCTGACCAACACGTGCCTGGCGACGCGAGGCGCGGGCCGCGTCGAGGTGAGCCTCGGCTTCACCTGGAGGGCCCGGTCGAGTCATACACCCCCCGCCCGGCGAGCCGTCGAGACGTGTCTGGCGACCAGCCGGCGGAGCCAGCTCGAGCCGTACGTCGCGCCACCGGCCCTGCTCTTCCTCGGCTCGCCCAGCAGTGCGACCGCGACCGTCGACCCGCTGACCGACGTACGGCGGGTGGCCGGGGTCGCCGGCATCGTCCTGCTGGCGACGCTGGCGATCGCCCTGGTCGGGGCCCACCAGCTGGTCCGACCCGTGCGCGCGCTCACCGGCGCGGCCCGCCGGCTGGCTGCGGGCGACGAGACCGCCCGGGTGCCGGAGCGCCGACGTGCCGACGAGGTCGGTGAGCTCACCGCGGCGTTCAACGACATGGCCGACAGCCGAGCCCGGGCCGAGTCCCTGCGTCGCGCGATGGTCAGCGACATCGCCCACGAGCTACGGACACCGCTGAGCAACATCCGTGGCTGGCTGGAGGCGGTCGAGGACGGTCTCGCCGAGCCCGACGCCGAGCTCCTCGCGTCCCTGGGCGAGGAGGCGGCGCTGCTCCAGAGCATCATCGACGACCTGCGCGACCTCGCCACCGCCGACGCCGGGCGCCTGGTGATCCACCCCGAGCAGCTCCACCTCGCGACGCTGTTCGAGCAGTCCCTCGACGCGTTCGGCTACCAGGCCACGGCGACCGGGGTCCGCCTGGAGGCCTTGGTGGACGACGAGCTGGAGCTCGAGGCCGACCCGGTACGCCTACGCCAGGTCCTCGCCAACCTGCTCGGCAACGCATTGCGCCATACCGATCGCGGCGGTTCGATCACGCTCACCGGCCGCGCCGAGGGCGACTGGGTGGTCCTGGAGGTCACCGACACCGGGACCGGCATCCAGGTCGCGGACCTGCCGCACGTCTTCGACCGGTTCTGGCGGGCCGACCCGTCGCGCAGCCGCCACCACGGCGGCAGCGGCCTGGGACTGGCGATCGTGCGCAGCCTCGTCGAGGCGCACGGCGGCACGGTCGGCGTGGCCAGCACCGTGGGCGCGGGAACCACCTTCACGCTGCGCCTGCCCCGACGAGGGCCGGGACCTGCTTCTTGA
- a CDS encoding response regulator transcription factor, producing the protein MCAMILLAEDDRKQVELVRRYLERESHQVVAAHDGQQALDVLRRARPDLLVLDVMLPVVDGLEVCRIVRAESDLPILMLTARSEEDDMLVGLDLGADDYMTKPFSPRELVVRVRALLRRVRVADGQPPDRARVGAVVVDARAHELYCDDVRVDVTAGEFRLIAALAARPHGVLTRSQLLEELHGIDRYVSVRTIDTHVLNLRKKIERDPRRPTRLVTVYGVGYKLTDEQR; encoded by the coding sequence ATGTGCGCCATGATCCTGCTCGCCGAGGACGACCGGAAGCAGGTCGAGCTGGTGCGCCGCTACCTCGAGCGCGAGTCGCACCAGGTGGTCGCGGCCCACGACGGGCAGCAGGCCCTCGACGTCCTGCGGCGGGCCCGCCCGGACCTCCTGGTCCTCGACGTGATGCTGCCGGTGGTGGACGGCCTCGAGGTCTGCCGGATCGTCCGGGCCGAGTCCGACCTGCCGATCCTGATGCTGACCGCTCGCAGCGAGGAGGACGACATGCTGGTCGGCCTCGACCTGGGCGCCGACGACTACATGACCAAGCCCTTCAGCCCGCGCGAGCTGGTCGTCCGGGTCCGAGCCCTGCTGCGCCGGGTCCGGGTCGCCGACGGCCAGCCGCCGGACCGGGCCCGGGTCGGCGCCGTCGTGGTCGACGCCCGCGCCCACGAGCTCTACTGCGACGACGTGCGCGTCGACGTCACGGCAGGCGAGTTCCGGCTGATCGCGGCCCTGGCCGCCCGTCCGCACGGTGTGCTGACGCGCAGCCAGCTGCTCGAGGAGCTGCACGGCATCGACCGCTACGTCAGTGTCCGCACCATCGACACGCACGTGCTCAACCTGCGTAAGAAGATCGAGCGCGACCCTCGCCGGCCGACGCGGCTGGTGACGGTCTACGGGGTGGGCTACAAGCTCACCGACGAGCAGCGCTGA
- a CDS encoding alpha/beta hydrolase, producing the protein MRRAWLTALATILITLGPATVAQAQAPSYAAQEAPTRTRWVPVSTVAYDLGDEVFVDPTVTDIEHPDRPVRQELAAVVHYPTRLGRTEHPLIVMEHGSWWTCLDKRAGKPTNDWPCTKGTTPLPSYRGYDYLAKSLAARGFVVVSISANAINAHALGDPGYWGRAHLINKHLAMWQTLVTTGKGPLAGRFWNQRTGKRAHPAFRGHVDTRNVGTLGHSRAGKAVMWQASDQHRSEWPKGVRVRAVLPLAPVYFVPPGESNKDTLVTKVPFKVVTASCDGAVGERGSAYVDDVRGSNPGASQARIVGGNHNFFNTWWSPGRIGGEDDALEPCDRALTPAQQRQRTKQVVVPFFVEELLGAR; encoded by the coding sequence ATGAGACGAGCATGGCTGACGGCGTTGGCGACGATCCTGATCACCCTGGGGCCGGCCACGGTCGCCCAGGCCCAGGCCCCGTCGTACGCCGCGCAGGAGGCGCCCACGCGGACCCGGTGGGTGCCGGTCTCCACCGTCGCCTACGACCTGGGGGACGAGGTCTTCGTCGACCCGACGGTGACCGACATCGAGCACCCCGACCGACCGGTGCGCCAGGAGCTCGCCGCCGTGGTCCACTACCCCACCCGCCTGGGTCGGACCGAGCACCCGCTCATCGTGATGGAGCACGGCAGCTGGTGGACCTGCCTCGACAAGCGGGCCGGGAAGCCCACCAACGACTGGCCCTGCACGAAGGGGACCACACCGCTGCCGAGCTACCGCGGCTACGACTACCTGGCGAAGAGCCTGGCCGCACGCGGCTTCGTCGTCGTCTCCATCAGCGCGAACGCGATCAACGCGCACGCCCTCGGCGACCCCGGCTACTGGGGCCGGGCCCACCTGATCAACAAGCACCTCGCGATGTGGCAGACGCTCGTCACGACCGGCAAGGGTCCGCTCGCCGGACGGTTCTGGAACCAGCGCACCGGCAAGCGTGCCCACCCCGCCTTCCGCGGCCACGTCGACACACGCAACGTCGGCACGCTGGGTCACTCCCGCGCCGGCAAGGCCGTCATGTGGCAGGCCTCCGACCAGCACCGCTCCGAGTGGCCGAAGGGCGTCCGGGTCCGCGCCGTGCTGCCGCTCGCGCCCGTCTACTTCGTCCCGCCCGGCGAGAGCAACAAGGACACGCTGGTGACCAAGGTGCCCTTCAAGGTCGTCACCGCCAGCTGCGACGGCGCGGTCGGCGAGCGAGGCAGTGCCTACGTCGACGACGTACGCGGGTCCAACCCCGGCGCGTCCCAGGCGCGCATCGTGGGCGGGAACCACAACTTCTTCAACACGTGGTGGTCACCGGGCCGCATCGGCGGCGAGGACGACGCGCTCGAACCGTGCGACCGGGCCCTCACTCCCGCCCAGCAGCGGCAGCGCACCAAGCAGGTCGTGGTCCCGTTCTTCGTCGAGGAGCTGCTCGGCGCGCGCTGA
- a CDS encoding glutathione peroxidase, which produces MTSLQDFSATTLDGEPVDLAAYAGKVVLVVNTASQCGFTPQFEGLQKLWETYGEQGFVILGFPCDQFGHQEPGDEAEIGAFCQKNYGVTFPMMSKVEVNGDDAHPLYQWLRKEKSGLLGGKIKWNFTKYLVGKDGQVVDRYAPTTKPEKISGDIEKALQA; this is translated from the coding sequence ATGACCTCACTCCAGGACTTCAGCGCTACCACCCTCGACGGGGAGCCCGTCGACCTCGCGGCGTACGCCGGCAAGGTGGTGCTCGTCGTCAACACCGCCTCCCAGTGCGGCTTCACCCCTCAGTTCGAGGGCCTGCAGAAGCTGTGGGAGACCTACGGTGAGCAGGGCTTCGTCATCCTCGGCTTCCCGTGCGACCAGTTCGGTCACCAGGAGCCCGGCGACGAGGCCGAGATCGGCGCCTTCTGCCAGAAGAACTACGGCGTCACCTTCCCCATGATGAGCAAGGTCGAGGTCAACGGCGACGACGCCCACCCGCTCTACCAGTGGCTCCGCAAGGAGAAGAGCGGCCTGCTCGGCGGCAAGATCAAGTGGAACTTCACCAAGTACCTCGTGGGCAAGGACGGTCAGGTCGTCGACCGCTACGCCCCCACCACCAAGCCCGAGAAGATCTCGGGCGACATCGAGAAGGCACTCCAGGCCTGA
- a CDS encoding nitroreductase family protein: protein MTEQGEGSGGHAPMPGAEGLAEPLRSRWSPSVLDPTHELSADDVATLLAAARWAPSAGNSQPWRYVVAPRGSAAHTAFVPHLTRGNAGWVPRASLVLVAGVEVVDVKDPDIARHDLGQASAHVTLQARAMGLHAHQFAGFDKEAAARALGVPDSVRLMAGIAIGVLGDPSQVPESDAERDRRERVRRPLTEIAYDVGWRPWAD from the coding sequence GTGACGGAGCAGGGTGAGGGATCAGGCGGCCACGCACCGATGCCCGGGGCCGAGGGCTTGGCCGAGCCGCTGCGGTCCCGCTGGAGCCCCAGCGTCCTCGACCCGACCCACGAGCTGTCGGCCGACGACGTCGCCACCCTGCTCGCCGCGGCCCGCTGGGCCCCCAGCGCCGGCAACAGCCAGCCCTGGCGCTACGTCGTCGCCCCCCGCGGCAGCGCCGCCCACACCGCCTTCGTGCCGCACCTGACCCGCGGCAACGCGGGATGGGTGCCGCGGGCCTCGCTGGTGCTCGTCGCCGGCGTCGAGGTCGTCGACGTCAAGGACCCCGACATCGCGCGCCACGACCTGGGCCAGGCCTCGGCCCACGTGACGCTCCAGGCCCGGGCGATGGGGCTGCACGCCCACCAGTTCGCGGGGTTCGACAAGGAGGCCGCCGCGCGCGCGCTCGGCGTACCCGACAGCGTGCGACTGATGGCCGGCATCGCGATCGGGGTGCTCGGCGACCCCAGCCAGGTGCCCGAGAGTGACGCCGAGCGCGACCGGCGCGAGCGGGTCCGCCGTCCCCTCACCGAGATCGCGTACGACGTCGGCTGGCGGCCGTGGGCCGACTGA
- a CDS encoding helix-turn-helix domain-containing protein produces the protein MTWATDLGRRVAARRVALRWSVQAAAREAGIARDTWRKVEAGESVQDTKRATVLEVLGLDEHGHPRPETTGAPDGLPPRLDEATLDELLDELAARRAGPGARLPSLDEGRSSRRRRLQADATPAERAAYDGADEGADEGADEGPDEGPEADLS, from the coding sequence ATGACGTGGGCCACGGATCTCGGACGCCGGGTCGCGGCCCGACGCGTCGCGCTTCGCTGGAGCGTGCAGGCCGCCGCCCGGGAGGCCGGCATCGCCCGCGACACCTGGCGCAAGGTCGAGGCCGGCGAGTCGGTCCAGGACACCAAGCGCGCCACCGTGCTCGAGGTCCTCGGGCTCGACGAGCACGGCCACCCGCGTCCCGAGACGACCGGCGCCCCGGACGGGCTCCCACCTCGGCTCGACGAGGCCACCCTGGATGAGCTCCTCGACGAGCTGGCAGCGCGGCGGGCCGGTCCCGGTGCCCGATTGCCCAGCCTCGACGAGGGCCGCAGCTCGCGGCGACGACGCCTGCAGGCCGACGCCACCCCCGCCGAGCGAGCGGCGTACGACGGGGCCGACGAAGGGGCCGACGAAGGGGCCGACGAAGGCCCGGACGAAGGCCCCGAGGCCGATCTCTCCTAG
- a CDS encoding helix-turn-helix domain-containing protein: MPATDRTIEVHGFALREIRELRGRTVTDLADALGVDRSYITHLEIGSKRRVSPELYHALCAELLVRDARALLAVAPVRQHASA, encoded by the coding sequence ATGCCTGCCACCGACCGCACGATCGAGGTGCACGGGTTCGCGCTCCGGGAGATCCGAGAGCTGCGCGGCCGCACCGTGACCGACCTGGCCGACGCCCTCGGGGTCGACCGGTCCTACATCACCCACCTCGAGATCGGCAGCAAGCGACGCGTCAGTCCCGAGCTCTACCACGCCTTGTGCGCCGAGCTCCTGGTCCGCGACGCCCGGGCGCTGCTCGCGGTCGCGCCGGTGCGCCAGCACGCGTCCGCATAA
- a CDS encoding SDR family NAD(P)-dependent oxidoreductase, translating to MRIPPPRLTAFADAALDRSLVLGYTRIGPALRRRWWPADPEPGCLDGQRVVVTGATSGIGEAMVTLFVSLGATVHVLGRNAAKVETVLADVRRALPSADLVAEVCDVSDLDAVRAWCDDLSSRVDSLQGLVHNAGVLTRAREESAQGHELGLAVHVLGPHLMTERLLPLLGADSARPGSVVWMSSGGMYSAGLRSTPDEIEYREPGKAYDGVRGYARTKRMQVEVVDAWNDRLRGGAVRVESCHPGWAATPGVTDSLPGFGRLMGPLLRDAASGADTAVWLVATRPTSAGTHHFWHDRAPRPTTYPVQRRRDPVARRAFLDHVAAATGTVWP from the coding sequence ATGCGCATCCCGCCGCCGCGGCTGACCGCGTTCGCCGACGCGGCACTCGATCGGTCCCTGGTCCTCGGCTACACCCGGATCGGGCCGGCCCTGCGGCGCCGGTGGTGGCCGGCCGACCCCGAGCCCGGGTGCCTCGACGGCCAGCGGGTCGTCGTCACCGGGGCGACGTCCGGCATCGGCGAGGCGATGGTGACGCTGTTCGTGTCGCTCGGCGCGACCGTGCACGTGCTGGGCCGCAACGCCGCCAAGGTCGAGACCGTCCTGGCCGACGTACGCCGCGCGCTGCCGTCGGCCGACCTGGTCGCCGAGGTCTGCGACGTGAGCGACCTCGACGCGGTCCGGGCCTGGTGCGACGACCTGTCGTCGCGGGTCGACAGCCTGCAGGGCCTGGTGCACAACGCGGGGGTGCTGACCCGGGCGCGCGAGGAGTCGGCCCAGGGCCACGAGCTGGGGCTCGCGGTGCACGTGCTCGGCCCCCACCTGATGACCGAGCGGTTGCTGCCGCTGCTGGGCGCCGACAGCGCTCGGCCCGGCAGCGTCGTGTGGATGTCGTCGGGTGGGATGTACAGCGCCGGCCTGCGCAGCACACCCGACGAGATCGAGTACCGCGAGCCGGGCAAGGCCTACGACGGTGTGCGCGGCTATGCCCGCACCAAGCGGATGCAGGTCGAGGTCGTCGATGCCTGGAACGATCGGTTGCGCGGCGGTGCGGTGCGCGTCGAGAGCTGCCACCCGGGCTGGGCGGCGACGCCTGGCGTGACCGACAGCCTCCCCGGCTTCGGCCGGCTGATGGGGCCGCTCCTGCGCGACGCGGCGTCGGGTGCCGACACGGCCGTCTGGCTCGTCGCGACCCGACCCACCTCGGCGGGCACCCACCACTTCTGGCACGACCGGGCGCCGCGCCCCACGACGTACCCCGTGCAGCGGCGACGCGACCCGGTGGCCCGGCGGGCCTTCCTCGACCACGTCGCGGCGGCCACGGGGACCGTCTGGCCCTGA
- a CDS encoding SRPBCC family protein — protein MSTFSSSTTAEAVVPVERERVWAALTDPALVAAFTPFISQITVEGDDHWIWRLSGLQVLGKGFSATFTERMTLEEGKRIEFTHDPPPGAKERAGVHGWYALADHPRGVLLETSMEICVDLPLPKVSGGAVRTTMRGVINQMGDRFSKNLLHHLGV, from the coding sequence TTGAGCACCTTCTCCTCCTCCACCACCGCCGAGGCGGTCGTGCCCGTGGAGCGCGAGCGGGTCTGGGCGGCGCTGACCGATCCGGCCCTGGTCGCGGCGTTCACGCCCTTCATCTCCCAGATCACCGTCGAGGGTGACGACCACTGGATCTGGCGCCTCTCGGGGCTGCAGGTCCTCGGCAAGGGCTTCTCGGCGACCTTCACCGAGCGGATGACGCTCGAGGAGGGCAAGCGGATCGAGTTCACCCACGACCCGCCCCCGGGTGCCAAGGAGCGGGCCGGCGTCCACGGCTGGTACGCGCTGGCCGACCACCCCCGGGGCGTCCTGCTCGAGACCAGCATGGAGATCTGCGTCGACCTCCCCCTGCCCAAGGTGTCCGGCGGCGCGGTGCGCACGACGATGCGCGGGGTCATCAACCAGATGGGCGACCGGTTCAGCAAGAACCTGCTCCACCACCTCGGCGTGTAG
- a CDS encoding fatty acid desaturase, whose translation MTDPIRNSTVPEGSSATWRDGKRYLWLIGLVVPSLAFVAGGLWALTGWGVWFWIGPIVVLGVVPAIDLVAGLDRSNPPDDAIEALEKDRYYRWITYLFLPIQYVGFVAACYVIAEGAPYGLGELTLVDKIGLAISIGTIGGIGINTAHELGHKREANERWLSKIALAQSFYGHFYIEHNRGHHVRVATPEDPASSRLGESFYAFWPRTVLGSLRSAWSLEKKRYARKKTHPFHLGNDVLNAWLMSAVLFGGLVAWLGVELVPFLLIQAVVGFSLLEVVNFMEHYGMLRQKVGTGARQRYERVDPSHSWNSNNIATNVLLYHLQRHSDHHANPTRRYQTLRDFEESPVLPTGYAGMIVLALVPPLFRAVMDQRVVRHFGGDVTLANVQPRLRSRYLERYPRPATVLEAERVAREDVALAAAAAAATQEVLAARCPGCGYTYEVETGNELEGFAAGTAWKDIPDDWCCPDCGVRDKVDFVALSDTERQEA comes from the coding sequence ATGACCGACCCGATCCGCAACAGCACGGTGCCCGAGGGCTCGAGCGCGACGTGGCGCGACGGCAAGCGCTACCTGTGGCTGATCGGGCTGGTGGTGCCGTCGCTGGCCTTCGTGGCCGGCGGCCTGTGGGCGCTGACCGGCTGGGGCGTGTGGTTCTGGATCGGCCCGATCGTCGTGCTCGGCGTGGTCCCGGCCATCGACCTGGTCGCCGGCCTCGACCGCAGCAACCCGCCCGACGACGCGATCGAGGCCCTCGAGAAGGACCGCTACTACCGGTGGATCACCTACCTGTTCCTGCCGATCCAGTACGTCGGCTTCGTGGCCGCCTGCTACGTGATCGCCGAGGGGGCGCCGTACGGGCTCGGTGAGCTGACCCTGGTCGACAAGATCGGGCTGGCCATCTCGATCGGCACCATCGGCGGCATCGGCATCAACACCGCCCACGAGCTCGGCCACAAGCGCGAGGCCAACGAGCGGTGGCTGTCGAAGATCGCCCTGGCCCAGAGCTTCTACGGCCACTTCTACATCGAGCACAACCGGGGCCACCACGTGCGCGTGGCCACCCCCGAGGACCCTGCGTCGTCCCGGCTGGGCGAGAGCTTCTACGCCTTCTGGCCCCGCACCGTCCTCGGCTCGCTGCGCAGCGCGTGGAGCCTGGAGAAGAAGCGCTACGCCCGCAAGAAGACGCACCCCTTCCACCTCGGCAACGACGTGCTCAACGCCTGGCTGATGTCGGCGGTGCTGTTCGGCGGGCTCGTCGCCTGGCTGGGCGTCGAGCTGGTCCCGTTCCTGCTCATCCAGGCGGTGGTGGGCTTCAGCCTGCTCGAGGTCGTCAACTTCATGGAGCACTACGGGATGCTGCGCCAGAAGGTCGGCACCGGCGCCCGCCAGCGCTACGAGCGGGTCGACCCGTCGCACTCCTGGAACTCCAACAACATCGCGACCAACGTGCTGCTCTACCACCTGCAGCGTCACAGCGATCACCACGCCAACCCCACCCGCCGCTACCAGACCCTGCGCGACTTCGAGGAGAGCCCGGTGCTGCCGACCGGGTACGCCGGGATGATCGTGCTCGCGCTGGTCCCGCCGCTGTTCCGCGCGGTGATGGACCAGCGGGTCGTGCGCCACTTCGGCGGTGACGTCACGCTGGCCAACGTCCAGCCGCGCCTGCGGTCCCGCTACCTCGAGCGCTACCCCCGGCCCGCGACCGTGCTCGAGGCCGAGCGCGTGGCCCGCGAGGACGTCGCCCTCGCCGCGGCGGCCGCCGCCGCCACGCAGGAGGTGCTGGCGGCGCGCTGCCCCGGCTGTGGCTACACCTACGAGGTCGAGACCGGCAACGAGCTCGAGGGGTTCGCCGCCGGGACCGCCTGGAAGGACATCCCCGACGACTGGTGCTGCCCCGACTGCGGGGTGCGCGACAAGGTCGACTTCGTCGCCCTGTCCGACACCGAGCGACAGGAGGCGTGA
- a CDS encoding TetR/AcrR family transcriptional regulator: MSDTAAAPGTSTPGTTTRERVVDAAVRLTSEIGWSQVTMAKLADVVGVSRQTVYNEIGTKPGLAEAMIARELDRFLAVVQLAFDQHPDDLVEAIRLASRTVLENAEDNPLLHAVVSATHGADTELLPLLTTHAQSLLVVAKAVISERIAPYGVPLDAPRLDAATDMVVRVVLSHVMQPSGPAAATADDIAWIAARVLR; encoded by the coding sequence GTGAGCGACACGGCAGCGGCCCCGGGCACCTCCACGCCGGGCACCACGACGCGCGAGCGCGTCGTCGACGCCGCCGTCCGGCTGACCAGCGAGATCGGCTGGTCGCAGGTGACCATGGCCAAGCTCGCCGACGTGGTGGGCGTGAGCCGTCAGACGGTCTACAACGAGATCGGCACCAAGCCGGGGCTCGCCGAAGCGATGATCGCGCGCGAGCTCGACCGCTTCCTCGCCGTCGTCCAGCTCGCGTTCGACCAGCACCCCGACGACCTCGTCGAGGCGATCCGGCTGGCCTCGCGCACCGTGCTCGAGAACGCCGAGGACAACCCCCTCCTGCACGCGGTCGTGTCGGCCACCCACGGCGCCGACACCGAGCTGCTCCCGCTGCTGACCACCCACGCCCAGTCGCTGCTCGTGGTCGCCAAGGCCGTCATCTCCGAGCGCATCGCGCCCTACGGCGTACCCCTGGACGCCCCGCGGCTCGACGCCGCCACGGACATGGTGGTCCGGGTCGTGCTCAGCCACGTGATGCAGCCCAGCGGTCCGGCCGCGGCCACGGCCGACGACATCGCCTGGATCGCCGCGCGCGTCCTGCGCTGA
- a CDS encoding helix-turn-helix domain-containing protein, protein MRSELWEAIAAVDPVLLGRRLKEARLEAGLTQPEAVGDGMSAAYLSRVERGQRRPSPAALEKLCDRLGVSMDLVVRGTDRTDPRAVECEVGFAELAALSGASHDALARATRLLESGELDGSTHLHGRILMVLGTAQAALGNPADAVETLTRVLASSPPTHLRAQASLRLSRLLREGGDLPRATSVAEDAIDVLDNDGGRSAQVADDTAHLKVTLAAACWESGDVERALLICRQVAAESEIGGSPAGRAAAYWNTAIIESEAGNLDEALTLTRKALHLFENETDLRLYARLRTQLGELLLRIDPPETDEAFEHLTAASQALGLTSADSYDVLHNTMALARASFARGDLERARRDAAACLDQADGHPYVAATAATLLSRIAGQESDRSAERDHLLAAVGYLAHAGADRRIAQLWFTLASSLDEVGLTEEAKDAYRRAAASTGLTATYSNAAKAQHI, encoded by the coding sequence GTGCGCTCAGAGCTGTGGGAGGCCATCGCGGCCGTCGACCCCGTCCTTCTTGGACGGCGACTCAAGGAAGCGCGGCTCGAGGCAGGTCTGACCCAGCCGGAGGCCGTGGGCGACGGCATGTCGGCGGCGTACCTGTCGCGCGTGGAGCGAGGACAGCGCCGCCCCAGCCCGGCAGCCCTGGAGAAGCTCTGCGACCGACTCGGTGTCTCGATGGACCTCGTCGTCCGTGGGACCGACCGGACCGACCCGCGCGCCGTCGAGTGCGAGGTCGGGTTCGCCGAGCTCGCGGCACTGTCAGGTGCCTCCCACGACGCCTTGGCACGAGCCACCCGGCTGCTCGAGAGCGGCGAGCTCGACGGGTCGACGCACCTGCACGGTCGCATCCTGATGGTCCTGGGCACCGCCCAGGCCGCCCTGGGCAACCCGGCAGACGCCGTGGAGACCCTCACTCGGGTCCTGGCCTCGAGCCCACCGACGCACCTCCGCGCGCAGGCCAGCCTCCGACTGAGCCGACTGCTCCGCGAAGGCGGCGACCTCCCCCGAGCGACCTCGGTGGCCGAGGACGCGATCGACGTCCTCGACAACGACGGCGGGCGCTCGGCGCAGGTCGCCGACGACACCGCCCACCTCAAGGTCACCCTTGCGGCCGCCTGCTGGGAGAGCGGTGACGTCGAGCGCGCTCTCCTCATCTGCCGCCAGGTGGCCGCCGAGAGTGAGATCGGTGGCTCCCCGGCAGGCCGGGCCGCGGCCTACTGGAACACCGCGATCATCGAGTCCGAGGCGGGCAACCTCGACGAAGCGCTGACCCTCACCCGGAAGGCACTGCACCTGTTCGAGAACGAGACCGATCTCAGGCTCTACGCGAGGCTGCGGACCCAGCTCGGGGAGCTTCTCCTCCGTATCGACCCGCCGGAGACCGACGAGGCCTTCGAGCACCTGACGGCAGCCAGCCAGGCGCTGGGCCTCACCTCTGCCGACTCCTACGACGTGCTCCACAACACGATGGCGCTCGCCCGCGCCAGCTTCGCCCGCGGTGACCTGGAACGAGCTCGACGAGACGCCGCGGCCTGCCTGGACCAGGCCGACGGCCACCCCTACGTGGCGGCCACGGCTGCGACCCTGCTGAGCCGGATCGCCGGGCAGGAGTCCGACCGGAGCGCTGAGCGAGACCACCTGCTCGCGGCCGTCGGCTACCTCGCACACGCGGGTGCCGACCGGCGCATAGCCCAGCTCTGGTTCACGCTCGCGAGCTCGCTCGACGAGGTCGGCCTCACCGAGGAGGCCAAGGACGCCTACCGACGCGCCGCCGCCTCGACCGGTCTGACAGCCACCTACTCGAACGCCGCCAAGGCGCAGCACATCTAG